The following are encoded together in the Salvia hispanica cultivar TCC Black 2014 chromosome 6, UniMelb_Shisp_WGS_1.0, whole genome shotgun sequence genome:
- the LOC125193030 gene encoding anthocyanidin 3-O-glucoside 5-O-glucosyltransferase 1-like yields MGRRRVVLATFPAQGHINPALQFAKRLLNAGTDVTFFTSVYASRRMAISSAAASPPGLDFVSFSDGYDDGLKPGGDSGRYMSEMKSRGQEALRGLLLRTDASFLVYSHLFSWAAEVARDAHLPSALLWVEPATVLCIYHFYFNGHAAAVDAGSDDIRLPHLPPLEQRDLPTFLLPETPERFKSMMREKLETLDAGGAENGKVKVLVNTFDALEPDALRAVDRYELMGIGPLIPTAYLDGRDPSDRSYGGDLFRAPDDGGGCASWLDAQAPSSVVYVSFGSMLKLPKAQMEGIAEALLACARPFLWVIRGDEDEKDEEELSHATELGKLGKMVRWCAQLEILGHGAVGCFVTHCGWNSAVESVSLGVPVVAVPQWFDQGTNAKLMEDVWGCGVRVGGGGGSELRRCIEMVMDGGEKSRAVRENARKWKDLAREAMADNGSSFNNIHAFLQQI; encoded by the coding sequence ATGGGCCGCCGGCGCGTGGTGTTGGCAACATTTCCGGCACAAGGCCACATCAATCCGGCCCTCCAATTCGCCAAGCGACTCCTCAACGCCGGCACCGACGTCACCTTCTTCACCAGCGTTTACGCATCTCGGCGCATGGCcatctcctccgccgccgcatCCCCGCCGGGCCTCGACTTCGTCTCCTTCTCGGACGGCTACGACGACGGCCTCAAGCCCGGCGGCGACAGCGGCCGCTACATGTCCGAGATGAAATCCCGCGGCCAGGAGGCCCTCCGGGGCCTCCTCCTCCGCACCGACGCCTCCTTCCTCGTCTACTCCCACCTCTTCTCCTGGGCGGCGGAGGTGGCGCGTGACGCCCACCTCCCCAGCGCCCTCCTCTGGGTCGAGCCCGCCACCGTCCTCTGCATCTACCACTTCTACTTCAACGGCCACGCCGCCGCCGTCGACGCCGGCTCCGACGACATCCGCCTCCCGCACCTCCCGCCGCTCGAGCAGCGCGACCTCCCGACGTTCCTCCTGCCGGAGACGCCGGAGAGATTCAAGTCCATGATGAGAGAGAAGCTCGAAACCCTAGACGCCGGCGGAGCCGAAAACGGAAAAGTGAAGGTGCTCGTGAACACTTTCGACGCGCTCGAGCCGGACGCGCTCAGAGCGGTCGACAGGTACGAGCTGATGGGGATCGGGCCGCTGATCCCCACAGCGTACCTGGACGGAAGAGACCCCTCCGACAGATCATACGGAGGCGATCTCTTCCGTGCACCAGACGACGGCGGCGGATGCGCGTCCTGGCTGGACGCGCAGGCGCCGTCGTCGGTGGTGTACGTGTCCTTCGGGAGCATGCTGAAGCTCCCGAAGGCGCAGATGGAGGGGATCGCGGAGGCGCTGCTGGCATGTGCGAGACCCTTCCTCTGGGTTATCAGAGGAGACGAGGATGAGAAAGACGAAGAGGAGCTGAGCCACGCCACGGAATTGGGGAAATTGGGGAAGATGGTGAGGTGGTGCGCGCAATTGGAGATTCTAGGGCACGGGGCGGTGGGGTGCTTCGTGACGCACTGTGGGTGGAATTCGGCGGTGGAGAGTGTGAGTTTGGGGGTGCCGGTGGTGGCGGTGCCGCAGTGGTTTGATCAGGGGACGAATGCGAAGCTGATGGAGGATGTGTGGGGGTGCGGGGTGAGGGTGGGGGGAGGGGGTGGGAGTGAGTTGCGGAGGTGTATAGAGATGGTGATGGATGGGGGTGAGAAGAGCAGGGCAGTGAGGGAAAATGCGAGGAAATGGAAGGATTTGGCGAGGGAAGCTATGGCGGATAATGGATCTTCGTTTAATAATATCCACGCCTTTCTTCAACAAATTTGA
- the LOC125195381 gene encoding pirin-like protein, with protein MTYDSILTQNTRDFYMISATKLVLLNHKTIITNSPIRQTFSSSLRSIMSVSDQGFEQPRLVAKIVLAKPQSAGEGAVVRRSIGRPELKSLDPFLMLDEFSVTPPAGFPDHPHRGFETVTYLLQGGLTHQDFTGNKSTIHAGEVQWMTAGRGMVHSEMPAGEGTHTGLQLWINLSSKDKMIEPRYQELLRDDIPSAEEDGVRVRVIAGESMGVHSPVYTRTPTMYLDFTLQHGSQHHQRIPESWNAFAYIIEGEGVFGTPNSSPVSAHHILVLGPGEGLSVWNKSAKPLRFILVGGEPLGEPVVQHGPYVMNTQAEIEKTIEDYNYGKNGFEMAKEWRSK; from the exons ATGACTTATGACTCAATCCTG ACACAAAACACAAGAGATTTTTATATGATCTCTGCAACCAAACTCGTATTGTTGAATCACAAAACCATCATCACTAATTCTCCAATTCGCCaaacgttttcttcttctctgaGGAGCATAATGTCTGTATCCGATCAAGGCTTCGAGCAGCCTAGATTGGTCGCCAAGATAGTCCTGGCAAAGCCCCAGAGCGCGGGAGAAGGTGCTGTTGTTAGACGAAGCATTGGAAG ACCTGAATTGAAGTCGCTGGATCCTTTCCTCATGCTGGATGAATTTTCTG TTACGCCGCCTGCTGGATTTCCTGATCATCCCCACCGTG GGTTTGAGACTGTTACATATTTGTTACAG GGAGGTCTCACACATCAAGATTTTACTGGTAATAAGAGTACAATTCATGCTGGTGAAGTGCAG TGGATGACTGCAGGGAGGGGTATGGTCCACTCAGAAATGCCTGCAGGGGAAGGCACTCACACAGGCCTCCAACTGTGGATCAATCTCTCATCCAAGGATAAGAT GATTGAACCTAGATATCAAGAATTGCTGAGGGATGACATCCCGAGTGCAGAGGAAGACGGTGTTAGAGTTCGAGTGATTGCAGGGGAGTCCATGGGAGTTCACTCCCCGGTTTACACGCGAACTCCAACAATGTACCTTGATTTCACCCTCCAGCACGGCTCTCAGCATCATCAGAGGATCCCGGAGTCATGGAATGCGTTTGCATACATTATTGAAGGGGAAGGGGTGTTTGGAACGCCCAACTCGTCTCCCGTGTCAGCCCATCATATCTTGGTTTTGGGTCCGGGAGAGGGTCTGAGCGTGTGGAACAAGTCGGCCAAGCCGCTGAGGTTCATCTTGGTGGGCGGCGAGCCACTCGGTGAGCCAGTGGTTCAGCATGGCCCCTATGTGATGAACACGCAAGCCGAAATCGAGAAGACCATTGAAGACTACAACTATGGCAAGAATGGGTTTGAGATGGCAAAAGAATGGAGGTCTAAGTGA
- the LOC125196696 gene encoding UDP-glycosyltransferase 75C1-like, whose product MADKHILLVTYPAQGHINPSLQLAKRLAKRGVNVTILTSRYATAAISPSFHPLIDVVSFSTAFEWSTQDASRYMKELSHHGTKAIEAAVAARPYTRIVYNLLVPWAARAARRLGVPFTLLWIQPAALFGVYFHYYNNKFDPSDEVIELPGLPRLRRGELPSFFQDTSPSTFDFAIALFSENFEILDGEDEKPTVVVNTFDALEAEALRDLDKYRLLAIGPLIPSAFLDGSDPSDVAFGGDLIQKSENYMQYLDSLERESVIYVAFGSYLELTWRQTEAIAEALVRIRRPFLWVVRGSDEREKLRCKEELLKRGRVVNWCNQVEGEIVEADEIVRCLEMVMDGGDESRKMRENAKKWRDLAREAVDDGGTSQVNLGIFLNQIVGGR is encoded by the coding sequence atGGCGGACAAGCATATTCTACTGGTAACCTACCCCGCTCAGGGCCACATCAACCCGTCTCTCCAGCTCGCCAAACGCCTCGCCAAACGCGGCGTTAACGTCACAATCCTCACCAGCCGCTACGCCACCGCCGCCATCTCTCCATCCTTCCACCCCCTAATCGACGTCGTTTCATTCTCCACCGCCTTCGAGTGGTCCACCCAAGACGCTTCCAGATACATGAAAGAGCTCTCCCACCACGGCACCAAGGCCATCGAAGCCGCCGTCGCCGCCCGCCCCTACACTCGGATCGTCTACAATCTCCTCGTGCCATGGGCAGCCCGCGCCGCCCGCCGCCTCGGCGTCCCCTTCACGCTCCTCTGGATCCAACCGGCAGCTCTCTTCGGCGTCTATTTTCATTACTATAATAACAAATTTGATCCTTCTGATGAAGTGATCGAGCTGCCGGGGCTGCCGCGCCTCCGCCGCGGCGAACTGCCGTCTTTTTTTCAGGATACGAGTCCGAGCACGTTCGATTTCGCGATTGCGCTGTTCAGTGagaattttgagattttggaCGGAGAGGATGAGAAGCCGACGGTGGTGGTGAACACGTTCGACGCGTTGGAGGCGGAGGCTCTGAGAGATTTGGATAAGTACAGATTGCTGGCGATCGGGCCGTTGATTCCTTCTGCTTTTTTGGACGGTTCGGATCCATCCGACGTCGCCTTCGGAGGTGATTTGATTCAGAAAAGTGAAAATTACATGCAATATTTGGATTCTTTGGAGAGGGAATCGGTGATCTACGTGGCGTTCGGGAGCTATTTGGAGCTGACGTGGCGGCAGACGGAGGCGATAGCCGAAGCGCTGGTGAGGATCCGGCGGCCGTTCCTGTGGGTGGTGAGAGGCTcggatgagagagagaagctGAGGTGTAAGGAGGAGCTATTGAAGAGAGGGAGAGTGGTGAATTGGTGCAATCAGGTGGAGGGGGAGATTGTGGAGGCAGATGAGATCGTGCGGTGTTTGGAGATGGTGATGGACGGCGGAGATGAGAGTAGGAAGATGAGGGAAAACGCTAAGAAATGGAGGGATTTGGCGAGGGAGGCTGTGGACGATGGTGGAACTTCTCAAGTTAATCTTGGCATCTTCTTGAATCAAATTGTCGGCGGCCGTTAA
- the LOC125196904 gene encoding UDP-glycosyltransferase 75C1-like, whose protein sequence is MAEKHILLVTFPGQGHINPSLQFAKRLAKHGLKVTILTHASATARMSSFLSLIDIISFSTGPDDSSQNPPKFNQAITEHGTKAVEDAVAAKRAEGRPYARIVFSLLVPWAGLAARRLGVPATLLCIQPAILFGVYFHYYNTPNSFNPSDQVIELPGLPRLCPGDLPSFFLDTNPIVKDFGNKLLSGIFEVLDGEDERATVVVNTFDALEAEALRDLDKYKLVAIGPLIPSAFLDGSDPSDVAFGGDLIQKSDDYMEFLDSSERESVIYVAFGSNSELTWRQTKAIAEALVRIRRPFLWVVRGSEEREKLRCKEELLKRGRVVNWCNQVEVLSHRSVGCFVSHCGWNSTLESVAAGVPVVAMAQAMDQVTNAKLVEDLWRCGVRAAKGEIVESDEIVRCLEMVMDGGDESREMRKMAKKWRDLARDAVEDGGSSQLNLKMFVHQIVGGDGQPTI, encoded by the coding sequence ATGGCGGAGAAGCACATCCTACTAGTAACCTTCCCCGGCCAAGGCCACATCAACCCTTCCCTCCAATTCGCAAAGCGCCTAGCCAAACACGGCCTTAAAGTCACCATCCTCACCCACGCCTCCGCCACCGCCCGCATGTCCTCCTTCCTCTCCCTAATCGACATCATTTCCTTCTCCACCGGCCCCGACGACTCCTCACAAAACCCCCCCAAATTCAACCAAGCCATCACCGAACACGGTACCAAAGCCGTTGAAGACGCCGTCGCCGCCAAGCGCGCCGAAGGCCGCCCATACGCGCGGATCGTCTTCAGCCTCCTCGTCCCCTGGGCCGGCCTCGCCGCCCGCCGCCTCGGCGTCCCCGCCACTCTCCTCTGCATCCAACCGGCTATTCTATTCGGCGTCTATTTTCATTACTATAATACTCCTAACAGTTTTAATCCTTCAGATCAAGTGATTGAATTGCCAGGGCTGCCGCGGCTCTGCCCAGGCGATCTCCCGTCCTTCTTCCTCGACACGAATCCGATCGTGAAAGATTTCGGCAACAAATTGCTGAGTGGTATTTTTGAGGTTTTGGACGGAGAGGATGAGCGGGCGACGGTGGTGGTGAACACGTTCGACGCGCTGGAGGCGGAGGCTCTCAGAGATTTGGATAAGTACAAATTGGTGGCGATCGGGCCGTTGATTCCTTCTGCGTTTTTGGACGGTTCGGATCCATCCGACGTCGCCTTCGGAGGTGATTTGATTCAGAAAAGCGACGATTACATGGAATTTTTGGATTCTTCGGAGAGGGAATCGGTGATCTACGTGGCGTTCGGGAGCAATTCGGAGCTGACGTGGCGGCAGACGAAGGCGATAGCCGAGGCGCTGGTGAGGATCCGGCGGCCGTTCCTGTGGGTGGTGAGAGGAtcggaggagagagagaagctgAGGTGTAAGGAGGAGCTATTGAAGAGAGGGAGAGTGGTGAATTGGTGCAATCAGGTGGAGGTTCTGTCGCACCGTAGCGTGGGTTGCTTCGTGAGCCACTGTGGGTGGAATTCGACGCTGGAGAGCGTGGCGGCGGGGGTGCCGGTGGTGGCGATGGCGCAGGCGATGGATCAGGTGACGAATGCGAAGCTGGTGGAGGATTTGTGGAGGTGTGGAGTGAGGGCGGCGAAGGGGGAGATTGTGGAGAGCGATGAGATCGTGCGGTGCTTGGAGATGGTGATGGACGGCGGAGATGAGAGTAGAGAGATGAGGAAAATGGCTAAGAAATGGAGGGATTTGGCGAGGGATGCTGTGGAAGATGGTGGGAGCTCTCAACTTAATCTTAAGATGTTCGTTCACCAAATCGTTGGTGGTGATGGTCAGCCAACGATTTGA
- the LOC125194340 gene encoding pirin-like protein has protein sequence MISATKLVLLNHKPIITNSPIRQTFSSSIRSIMSVSDQSFEQPRLVAKKVLAKPQSEGEGAVVRRSIGRPELKSVDPFLMLDEFSVTPPAGFPDHPHRGFETVTYVLQGGVTHQDFAGHKGTIHAGEVQWMTAGRGIVHSEMPAGEGTHTGLQLWINLSSKDKMIEPRYQELLRDDIPSAEEDGVRVRVIAGESMGVHSPVYTRTPTMYLDFTLQPDSQHHQRIPESWNAFAYIIEGEGVFGTPNSPPVSAHHILVLGPGEGMSVWNKAAKPLRFIFVGGEPLGEPVVQHGPFVMNTKAEIEKTIEDYYYGKNGFEMARNWRSK, from the exons atgatctCTGCAACCAAACTCGTATTGTTGAATCACAAACCCATCATCACCAATTCTCCAATTCGCCaaacgttttcttcttctattagAAGCATAATGTCTGTGTCCGATCAAAGCTTCGAGCAGCCAAGATTGGTCGCCAAGAAAGTCCTGGCAAAGCCCCAGAGCGAGGGAGAAGGTGCTGTTGTTAGACGAAGCATTGGAAG ACCTGAATTGAAGTCGGTGGATCCCTTTCTCATGCTGGATGAATTTTCTg TTACACCGCCTGCTGGATTTCCTGATCATCCCCACCGTG GGTTTGAGACTGTTACATATGTGTTACAG GGAGGTGTCACACATCAGGATTTTGCTGGTCACAAGGGTACAATTCATGCCGGTGAAGTGCAG TGGATGACTGCAGGGAGGGGTATAGTCCACTCAGAAATGCCTGCAGGGGAAGGTACTCACACAGGCCTCCAACTGTGGATCAATCTCTCATCCAAGGATAAGAT GATTGAACCTAGATATCAAGAATTGCTGAGGGATGACATCCCGAGTGCAGAGGAAGACGGTGTTAGAGTTCGAGTTATTGCAGGGGAGTCCATGGGGGTTCACTCCCCGGTTTACACGCGAACTCCAACAATGTACCTTGATTTCACCCTACAGCCCGACTCTCAGCATCATCAGAGGATCCCGGAGTCATGGAATGCGTTTGCATACATTATTGAAGGGGAAGGGGTGTTTGGGACGCCCAACTCGCCTCCCGTGTCAGCCCACCATATCTTGGTTTTGGGCCCGGGTGAGGGAATGAGCGTGTGGAACAAGGCAGCCAAGCCACTGAGGTTTATCTTTGTGGGCGGTGAGCCACTCGGTGAGCCAGTGGTTCAGCATGGTCCCTTTGTGATGAACACGAAAGCCGAAATCGAGAAGACCATTGAAGACTACTACTATGGCAAGAATGGGTTTGAGATGGCAAGAAACTGGAGGTCTAAATGA
- the LOC125194341 gene encoding ras-related protein RABA5e-like, translating to MASSSDDEGEEYLFKIVIIGDSAVGKSNLLSRYARNEFSLHTKATIGVEFQTKTRQIDGKEVKAQIWDTAGQERFRAVTSAYYRGSFGALVVYDISRRSTFDNIPRWLEELKTHSDTAVAKILVGNKLDLDNIRDVSVEEGKKLAESEGLFFMETSALDSTNVEKAFDVVIHDIYNNVSRKVLNSDSYKAQLSLNRVSLDHVHDDTDQSKQKGGSSCCSS from the exons ATGGCGTCTTCTTCCGATGACGAGGGAGAGGAGTACCTCTTCAAAATCGTCATAATAGGCGACTCCGCCGTCGGAAAATCCAACCTCCTCTCCCGCTACGCCAGAAACGAGTTCAGCCTCCACACAAAGGCCACCATTGGGGTCGAGTTCCAGACGAAAACGCGCCAAATCGACGGAAAGGAAGTCAAGGCTCAGATTTGGGACACCGCCGGCCAGGAGAGGTTCCGCGCCGTCACCTCCGCCTACTATCGCGGCTCCTTCGGCGCGCTCGTCGTCTATGACATCTCCAGGAGATCTACCTTCGACAATATTCCCCGATGGCTCGAGGAACTCAAGA CACATTCCGACACAGCAGTTGCCAAGATTCTTGTGGGGAACAAACTAGACTTGGACAATATCAGGGACGTGAGCGTGGAGGAAGGCAAGAAGCTCGCTGAATCAGAAGGATTGTTTTTCATGGAAACCTCAGCACTGGACTCGACAAACGTTGAGAAGGCTTTTGATGTAGTCATCCACGATATTTATAACAATGTCAGCAGGAAGGTCTTGAATTCAGACTCGTACAAAGCACAATTGTCTCTCAACAGAGTGTCCCTCGACCACGTCCACGATGACACTGATCAATCGAAGCAAAAGGGAGGATCATCTTGTTGTTCTAGTTGA
- the LOC125197515 gene encoding UDP-glycosyltransferase 75C1-like produces MAEKHILLVTFPAQGHINPSLQFAKRLAKHGLKVTILTSTAATARMSHTLSPSFHSLIDVVSFSTVLDLSTHDFPKFYQDLSEHGVKAIEDAVAAKRAEGRPYSRIVYNLLVPWAGHAARRLGVPFTLLWIQPAALFSVYFHYYTKKFNPSDEVIELPGLPRLRRGDLPSFFLETNPSVYNLVIPTLIDNFEILDGEDGKPTVVVNTFDALEAEALRDLDKYRLLAIGPLIPSAFLDGSDQSDASFGGDLIQKIDDYMQFLDSSERESVIYVAFGSYSELPRLQTEAIVEALVRIRRPFLWVMRDSEEREKLSCREELMERGRVVNWCNQVEVLSHRSVGCFVTHCGWNSTLESVAVGVPVVALPQWTDQGTNAKLVEDLWRCGVRAAKGEIVEADEIVRCLEMVMDGGDESRKMRENAKKWRDLARQAVGEGGTSQVNLGIFLDQIVGGR; encoded by the coding sequence ATGGCGGAGAAGCATATCCTACTAGTAACATTCCCCGCGCAAGGCCACATCAACCCTTCCCTCCAATTCGCAAAGCGCCTAGCCAAACACGGCCTTAAAGTCACCATCCTCACCAGCACCGCCGCCACCGCCCGCATGTCCCACACCCTCTCCCCTTCCTTCCACTCCCTAATCGACGTCGTTTCCTTCTCTACCGTCCTCGATTTATCCACACACGACTTCCCCAAATTCTACCAAGACCTCTCCGAACACGGCGTCAAAGCCATCGAAGACGCCGTCGCCGCCAAGCGAGCCGAAGGCCGCCCCTACTCTCGGATCGTCTACAATCTCCTCGTGCCGTGGGCCGGCCACGCCGCCCGCCGTCTCGGTGTCCCCTTCACGCTCCTCTGGATCCAACCGGCCGCTCTCTTCAGCGTCTATTTTCATTACTATACTAAGAAATTTAATCCTTCCGATGAAGTGATCGAGCTGCCGGGGCTTCCGCGCCTCCGCCGCGGCGATCTGCCGTCTTTTTTTCTCGAGACGAATCCGAGCGTGTACAATTTGGTGATTCCGACGCTGATTGATAATTTCGAGATTTTGGACGGAGAGGATGGGAAGCCGACGGTGGTGGTGAACACGTTCGACGCGTTGGAGGCGGAGGCTCTGAGAGATTTGGATAAGTACAGATTGCTGGCGATCGGGCCGTTGATTCCTTCTGCGTTTTTGGACGGTTCGGATCAATCCGACGCCAGCTTCGGAGGTGATTTGATTCAGAAAATTGACGATTACATGCAATTTTTGGATTCTTCGGAGAGGGAATCGGTGATCTACGTGGCGTTCGGGAGCTATTCGGAGCTGCCGCGGTTGCAGACGGAGGCGATAGTGGAGGCGCTGGTGAGGATCCGGCGGCCGTTTCTGTGGGTGATGAGAGACtcggaggagagagagaagctgAGCTGTAGAGAGGAGTTGATGGAGAGAGGGAGAGTAGTGAATTGGTGCAATCAGGTGGAGGTTCTGTCGCACCGTAGCGTGGGTTGCTTCGTAACGCACTGTGGGTGGAATTCGACGCTGGAGAGCGTGGCGGTGGGGGTGCCGGTGGTGGCGCTGCCACAGTGGACGGATCAGGGGACGAATGCGAAGCTGGTGGAGGATTTGTGGAGGTGTGGAGTGAGGGCGGCGAAGGGGGAGATTGTGGAGGCGGATGAGATCGTGCGGTGTTTGGAGATGGTGATGGACGGCGGAGATGAGAGTAGGAAGATGAGGGAAAACGCTAAGAAATGGAGGGATTTGGCGAGGCAGGCTGTGGGCGAGGGTGGAACTTCTCAAGTTAATCTTGGCATCTTCTTGGATCAAATTGTCGGCGGCCGTTAA